The following coding sequences lie in one Carassius gibelio isolate Cgi1373 ecotype wild population from Czech Republic chromosome A17, carGib1.2-hapl.c, whole genome shotgun sequence genomic window:
- the LOC128031389 gene encoding gap junction delta-2 protein-like yields the protein MGEWTILERLLEAAVQQHSTMIGRILLTVVVIFRILIVAIVGETVYDDEQTMFVCNALQPGCNQACYDKAFPISHIRYWVFQIIMVCTPSLCFITYSVHQSAKQKERRYSTATVLLTLDNKEQESLKREEAKNQKIKNTIMNGVLHNTENNTKEAEPDCLEPKEMDRSGKKPAKSKMRRQEGISRFYIIQVVFRNALEIGFLVGQYFLYGFNVPAVYECDRYPCIKEVECYVSRPTEKTVFLVFMFAVSGFCVVLNLAELNHLGWRKIKAAVRGVRARRKSIYEIRNKDLPRMSMPNFGRTQSSDSAYV from the exons ATGGGGGAATGGACCATACTAGAGAGGCTCTTGGAGGCTGCTGTCCAGCAGCACTCCACTATGATCGGAAG GATCCTGCTCACTGTGGTGGTGATCTTCCGGATCCTAATCGTAGCTATAGTGGGAGAGACAGTGTATGATGATGAGCAGACCATGTTTGTCTGTAACGCCTTACAGCCGGGCTGCAACCAGGCGTGCTACGACAAAGCGTTCCCCATATCCCACATCAGATATTGGGTGTTCCAGATCATAATGGTCTGTACGCCGAGTTTGTGCTTCATCACGTACTCGGTCCATCAGTCAGCCAAGCAAAAGGAGCGACGTTACTCAACAGCCACCGTCCTGCTCACACTGGATAATAAGGAGCAGGAGTCCCTAAAACGAGAAGAGGCCAAGAACCAAAAGATCAAGAACACCATCATGAACGGAGTACTGCATAACACGGAGAACAACACAAAAGAAGCTGAGCCTGACTGTCTGGAGCCCAAAGAAATGGACAGGTCGGGCAAGAAACCGGCCAAGTCCAAAATGCGGCGGCAGGAGGGCATTTCCAGGTTTTACATCATCCAGGTGGTATTCAGAAACGCTCTGGAAATTGGCTTTCTGGTGGGCCAGTATTTCTTGTACGGATTCAACGTGCCCGCCGTGTACGAGTGCGATCGATATCCGTGCATCAAGGAGGTGGAGTGCTACGTGTCCAGACCAACGGAGAAAACCGTGTTTCTCGTCTTCATGTTCGCGGTCAGTGGCTTTTGCGTGGTCCTCAATCTGGCCGAGCTCAATCACTTGGGCTGGAGGAAGATCAAAGCGGCTGTGAGGGGCGTGAGGGCCCGCAGGAAGTCCATCTATGAGATACGGAACAAGGATTTGCCCAGGATGAGTATGCCCAATTTCGGCCGCACTCAGTCCAGTGACTCCGCCTACGTGTAA